CTAAggataaaatatgataaaatcaaagttgtataaaatataaaatatatatttccaaataaatgaaaattgttttttttgtgaccacaaaacaagaataactagttttataaattttggaaTAAAGAAAAgtggaattaaaataataataaaaataataccaaAAAATGAGAGTTGTCtgattataattacaaattaattttgtgaGAACATAAATAAGTTgacctaaaatataaaatattttttattttgcttaaaaataatattcttattattttttttaataattaaaaaaaattaggtgaggttaaaaataaaattaaaagaaataaactgaaaataaaaaagtaaacaGGGTTTTAGTCTAGAGGCCAGGGTCTAGGTCGCGGGAGGTTGGTCCTTGGTCAGAAATCAGGTGACCTCGGTCAAAAAAATTTTATAACTCGGTCGAAGGTCACAATCAAATGGGAAAAGAACTCTGTCGAAAATCAAGTTACGATTAGTTTTATAACTCGAAAACGAGAAATGATTAGAAATCCACAAAACTAAgaaccaaaattatttttttcaatcgtTAAGCCTAAATCTAACCCTGCAGAATCATACATTCTTCAAGTTCACTCATCCAATACATTTATAACAATCATACATAcctttgaattatttataaaaaaaataaattaatattgaatattacagaattgtaatgatttttcattatctctaaattatttttataatttatagtatTATGTTTTATCACcttaattttaacttaattaacttcttttttgtttttagtctcttaaaatttgatatatatacttttttattaattaaaaattaaaaatatttataattaattttcgtttaacatatttaattataattatatatttatacaatattacctattaatataattcaaataataataatgataaatctTAAGAAATGATTATAATATTGTTACATTTCTaccttacaaaatatatttacttaaaaaaaaatgtgtgtcAATACGAGGAAACTCAacctttttaaattaaaaatattaaaatatacacTTACATAGGTTAGTATAGAGGTGAAAAAATTACCTATATTTTAGAGActcacaaaatataaatttttttctgTATACCTATACAGTTTATTGGTCCAGTATCTGTACTGATTTTTCAAGATTTCAGTATTTtgttatatatcaaaatattaaaataatatttataaatataaagaataaataattaagatctcattttcatttttattttcatttactaAATAACTAAACTATCAAACCACAACACATTCATTTCCTTTTACtccttacaatttttttatatattaaagaataGATCTCGTAGCTATATCGGTCATCATTTCTTATTTGtcgatatattgatattataccGAAATCTTGGTATACCGCAActattcaatattattattatgttactTGTATCCTATTGATTTTTCAATACggtattgatataattttttttatataaaaattttagtaTGAACTAACCTATACTTAAactacaaattttaaaatatctaaaactctttaataaatcaattaaccTATTactatactaattttttttataatttataacactttaatattaaatattttaattcttttttaaagtataaagatataataaacaaataatttaaaataaagttactTTGAATATCCAATTGTGGGTGTCTCTATtgattatatgaattatttaattagtaaatattaaGTAGCaaaataatgagttatttaaatttaatttgaatcgAACATGGAATGTTTAAATTTTTGGCCCTATCCTTATTTTCATATGACCCaatattaattgataatttgTCATTTTACAATGAACATATATAAAACCATGTATTATACAAAACAAATgtcatattataatttaaatgagaaTATACCAAATTATGTAAAGTAGGTTGGACGGGAATTTTAAAGTTTGGGTGGGTTCAAATATCAATAATGAGCTGTCACACAGTACTTTTTTTGATGTAATATAAAGCAAATTAAAAAGGATATACTACCAAGAAAATAAGACCATTAAAGGAAATcaagtttaaaattttcaatttaaaggCTCTGTTTGATTAGGCTGAAtgtgtttatattataaatttgtatcaATTTCATTTAGTGGGAATTATTTCTGCAAGTTTTATACAATCTCAAGTTCTCAATAAGATTTGAATGtttgcaataataataataatattggctaatttatttgttaatatcaAGAACTTTATAAATTGAggtgatatatattaaaaaaatgtttaattctCATCCATTCAAATAAgagatatataaaatattaatttgaaataatataaaaaatattatttaaaaaattaaaataattagacgagaatctaaacattaaatatatattacaaatttacaagcattaaaatttaaatggagAAGATCagacaatcttaattttttttttaaggattaCTAAAAATCAAACTTGTTTGAATTCAATAACGATGAATTGAACAAATCAATTATGTAGTTcaaaaataatctttacaaAAAAACTATGAGCgacaataaaatttgttattatatagATTGGTAAACAACGtcagaataatttatattatttgataactGATCATCTATATagtcaaaataatgaaaaactcGTATAAATTATGAGAGAATAAATGTAACTTCAATTGAAATATAAACTTCAAAGactctttattgaaaaaaaaacttcataTATGACAAACTTCATCTTCTCTATGGTTAAGAATGAGATGTAGCTATACAGTTAAAATAAACTTATGATCCACAACAAATTTaaagtattatttgaattataaaattttgagataaaaaattCGATTAGACTAAACAAGATATCGAATATCGGAGTAAACAAACTATAACATTAACTCAAATCTGAATTGTAAAAATAGAAACGAAACAAATCCGGAAGTTAAAGAATTTATTATAGTAGTCaagataaacaaaattaaaaataaaatgactttTTGACTTTTGGGTGAGATTGTgtgaattttcttttttaaccttatagattaaaaaaaatcattattttatataacatgaAATTAAAATGTATGAAAAGGGATAAACCATAAAAGATACTAAATTCTTAACCTCGGGTAGTCCGGATCCAAACAAGCCCTAAGATGCCAAGCCGTTTTCTAAAGTCCCATTTTCCTTATAAACCGGATCAATCCTCACGGTTCACCGACCCGGTTTCTTTCTCTTCCTTCTCCCTCCATTTCCAAGCTCTAGttcatctctttctctctcttcttcattCGATTTCAAGCGGCATAATCGAACAATGTAGCTCCAGATTCATGCGAAAATAGCTGCGGATTCAAAAATAAGGTAAGTTCCTCGAACGGTTTCCCAAAGtaaccttgtttggcgttcactttcccaaactaacctagtttgttccttcattcccaaactaacctagtttactattcaacctcagttttatttattttatttattttttttacatttaaaatttattatatataaagtttatattttgatatatattttaaattattatttatataaactaaattatttatattttgatatatattttaaataattatttttataaattaaattattcatattttaatatataatttaaatataattattttttataaatttgattatttgtattttaatatatatatatatatatttacattttaattattatttatatagtgtaataaatattaaataattttaataaataattgttggatactaataaatttaaaatattttaaccataacaatataataattaaatattcacgtttttaaatttatcaattatttattaaatataataaaaagattaccatatttctagggttaaaatattaattaaaaatgttattatatttaataaataattgataaatttaaaaacgtttttatgaatatataattattatattattatagttaaaatattttaaatttattagtatttatcaattatttattataatgttaaagggaatatttattatatatatagataataattaaaatgtaaatatatatatatatattaaaatataaataatcaaatttataaaaaataatcaaatttaaattatatatcaaaatataaataattaaatttataaaaataataatttaaaatatatatcaaaatataaataatttaatttataaaaataataatttaaattatatattaaaatataaataatttagttttctatataatgaattttaaatgtaaaaagaataaataaataaataaaattgagtttgaatagtaaactaggttagtttggaaatgaatgaacaaactaggttagtttgggaaagtgaatgCCAAACAAGGTTACTTTGAAAAACTATCCTAAGTTCCTCTCTAGTGAACTACTCGATTTCAATCATTTTGCTTGAAGAATCGTGATCATTCGTGTTTTCTCGAAAATTGTGAAAGTAGATGTTTGAACTTTGAAGTTTGTGCATTCTACAGTTATCGCTTGAGGTGTTTTGAAAATCCTTCCATCTTTACTGTTTTTTATTATGATCGAGAATGGAGATCACATTAATCAACCTAATTTGCTTCTTTCCTTTTTCGTAGTTTCCTTGCTAAATGATTTGTTGATCTTGTTGTGATTTTGAAATGATTGAAGAGTTACGATTCCGATCAACGAGTTTTGTCTATGATTTTCAGAGTGAAATTCGGTTCATATAAAACAATGACGGATTCATGGTTTAGTAACTTTTGGAGATCATCTAGCATGCGTAAGAGTATATCCGAAGAAGATAAGGCTGTTATAGGAATCTCTGCGTTTGAGATCGCGAGTTTGATGTCAAAAGTATTAAATGTATGGTACTGTCTTAGAGTTAATCAAGTTATTCATCTGAAAGAAGAGATCAAGCATTCGATTGGTATTCGGAAGCTTGTTTCAGATGATGAAGATCATCTTATAGATCTTGCTGTTGCTGAGATCACGCAGAATGTTCAATACGTAGCGAAATCAGTTGCTCGGTTGGGGAAAAGATGCTCAGATCCAGTCTATCACTTTCTTGAAGGTGTATTTGATGAACCGTTTGAGATTGATCTTAACTGGTCAGTTTGGATATACAAAGTCAAGAAAATGGAGAGAAAAGTTAAGAAGATGGAGAGATTCGTGGCGGTTACTGCACAGTTACATCAGGAATTGGAAATTCTAGCTCATTATGAACAGGATCATAGACGAATAGAGGGGAATATGAATGTAAATCAGATGAAATTGCTTGAAATCCGACAGAAAGTGTTATGGCAGCGACAAGAGGTGAATTATCTTCGTGAATCTTCTCCATGGATTAGAACTTATGATTATACAGTTAGGCTTCTTCTAAGATCTCTGTTCACAGTTGTTGAGAGGATTAAACGTACATTTGGATTGATTCAACAGAAATCGGTTCTTGATTGTTTACTCGCAATCCATCAATCTGAAAACAGTTCATCTTTAGATCAAATGAGATCAAAGAAGAAACAAAGTAAACTTCATTTCCAATTGAAGAACATGGgattattatataatgttgAATCCTTTAAAGAATGTATAACAGGCAGAAATGAGTCTCCAATTCTCAGTAGCTGCAAGCCAACCAACAACATGTTTCAGAAAGAAGATTATGTTAATGACCCGCAAAGGATTACATTCGTGCTCGTTTACAAACCGAAGTTATTGGACGGTTCACCCTCCACTCTTGGTCATCTCGCTTTGGCTAATCTGTACGCGAATATTATCATATTAATCGAGAAACTTTCGAATTATCCTCAATATATTAGCCCGGAAGCTAGAGAGGATCTATATAGCATGTTAACTACTTCTATCAGAGCATCGCTTAGAGCGAAACTCAAGTTTTTTGATAGAACTTGTTCCGGTTTGTCCTCTTTTGTTGCGTCTGAATTGAGCTCGCAACTTAAAAGGAAACTAGAGTGGTTGGCGCCTCTTGCTCATAATATGATCAAATGGCAATCGGAAAGGAACATCGAGAAGCAAGGTATGATTCAGAAGACGAATATACTCTTGTTGCAGACGCTTTACTTTGCTGATCAGGTCAAGACGGAAACTGATATTGTCGAACTTCTTACTGGTCTCACTTATATTTCAAGGTTtggaagagaaataaatgataaGGCATTGTTCGATTCTCACTGAAAACACATTCAGAAATGTTGGTAAGAAATGAGAAAAGAAgttcaatattaattttcattgcCAACTCCAAACACATATATTACATTATTgcatatttttttgaaaaaggaaaTCACAATTTATCCCTTTCTATTTGGTATGGGAATAGCCTTTAGTGGGACAGCCTTTCTAAGTGTTATTCCCATCCTTTCACTCATATCCATTTCATTGGGCTTCAGCCCATCAGCTAAAACCCAATCAAATGAGTGCAACAAGCAGCCCAAAGCCAACGGGAGCACGCTGGTGGCAAGTGGCACAGCCGGGCACATTCGACGGCCCGACCCAAATGGTATGAAATCAAAATGATGCCCCTTGTAGTCTGCGCAATTGGGATCTAGGAACCTCTCGGGCCTGAACTCCAAAGACCCATCCCAAATATTTGGGTCGCGCCCGATGGCCCAAACATTAACGAGGATTTGGGTTGATTTTAAGATGTTGTAGCCTAGCATGGTGCATGAGTCCATGGCCATGTGAGGGACTAAGAAGGGTAGTGGAGGGTGTAGCCTTAAGGTTTCTTTTATGACTGCCCTTAGATAGGGGAGGTTTTCTATGTCTTTCTCTTGGACTTTTTTGTTTGGGCTGATAAAACTTCTCAGCTCTTGTTGGGCTTTTTGAAGTTTATTTGGGTTGTGAAGGAGCTCAGCCATGGCCCATTCTAGTGTACTTGTTGTTGTATCCGAACCTGCTGTGAACATTTCCTTGTAATTTGCATAGGAGGAATCATATATTAGACttatgaaataatgtttgaacAAATTGTTGATTCAAAAAATTGGTAGAAATACTTACAAACACGATAACGTTGATTGTCCGCGACGAAAATTTAGGCGGACCTTCCACTCCGTCGCCGCGATAATCCAATAGCACGTCCAAAAAATCCCTTTTTCGATTCTCATCTCCGCCTTTTTCCAAACTTTTCGTTCTATCGTTTATAAACGTTCCCGCGATATCAAAAGCATGTTCGATGTGAAACAACGACCTTTTCCTCAGTCCCTGAGGATCGAACGGTTTGAGAAACGGAAGATAATCAGCAACGTTAGGTTTCCCTGCCAATTCCATGACTTTCCCCGCATGGTGAAAGAATTTGGCACCTCTCTCGGAATTCGGATCAAGAAGGTCCTTAGAGAACATTAAGTTTCCGATTAAATTGAAAGTCATTAGAAAGATAAATCTCCCAACATCTATCCCGTCGGTACCACACTCAACGGCTTCATCAATGAATCGAACCATTTGTTCGACACATCGGCTTCTCACACTTTCCGTGGCATCTAATCGACTCGTGACAAAGAACTCTGTCGTGCTCAACCTCCTCAACATTCGCCAGTGCGGGCCATATTGAGACGTGATAAGCGACCCCTCACTTCCATATTTTCCCCTCATGGCCTCATATATCTTGCGGCCCGCGAACACCGTGTCGTGATTCTTGAACATCTCTCGTGCCGCCTCGCTCGAAGAGATCACCACGGTGTTCATTGAGCCCAGCCAAAGAGTCATGATCGGGCCATGGATTTGGGCTAGTTTGGCAAAAGACTCATGAGGGGCTGCCCATCCCAATTGAAAGATGTTGCCCACTATCGGCCACCTTCTCGGGCCAGGTGGGACGAGACCCGGTTTCTCTACACCTCCTTTCCGTTTTCTCGTCGTCTCGACGGCCCATCCGATCCACATGAGAATCAAGGCTAGAAAAAAGCTAACTAATCCAACCTCCATTTTTTTATGTATGAATTTTCAAGATGCTCTATCTTCTTCTTATAGGATGTTCTATCATGAACTTTTTGTGTAGGTTTTAATAActtatcttttaattatattaaaaactagattttggtttgatatggaagaaataattcattttttttgtttgggaTTTTGGAGCCTAGTGTGTGTGAAAGGGAGAGGAACACGATATTATCAAATAAGTCCTTAAACTTATGCTAAAGAAGAATAACCTCCTTACAATTGtttaatcaaaaaatttatCGATATTTGTAAcgtaaaatattgattttttcgaatacaaaataaaataaataatgaatcaatccatcttattaaatttatttatttctaatttattatgTCTCTCAAACACTAACCTATATATTTCTTTctctaatttgtttttattgttaattaaattataaaaaataacttttaaaaatcaaatcaaaatatagtatacattttattttacaatatatgaaattaaattaatttcgtTATAAAGTCTTTAGACACAATCAGGGGGCGGAGCCAAGCCAGGATTTAAAACCTATTCGggctaaatttattaaaaaaatctatccagactagttttatagtttgctgTCACCAATGCTTTTTAGCGACGGAAAAAAACCCAATAACGACGataatttaccgtcgttattgataaaatacatacATGTTGTTTAAGGCTACCCGGACTACAGCCCGGACCGACttgtacttggctccgcccctggacCCAAtggaatttatatatatttttttcagtataaaatgtataatatcgaaacattattaaaatctaTGATTTTCTATATCGAAAATTTCAGTGCGGTATACCATATTCATACagtataaatgaaaatttatggTATAATGTAATGACCAAACTATTGACTTGCATGTTAAAAAGTGGTATACTATGGAAATATTCACAAGTTTAGGGTTGATTTCATAAAAGAATAAGTCACTTGgggttatttgattttaaaacaaCACTTGAAAtgcttatttgattttttcaccTAAATATTATTACCCCTATCGTTTTTGTAAATCATAGGCATTTCTTTATGAATATATTTGTAATCATTGATTCATTTTATtactataattatatttaatatttaattaattttataaaatttaaaatatccaatattatacatataataattCATGATGAATGAGTTTgtaagttaaatttaataacgTTATTATTAACAAtctaaaattaacttaattaaaaacaCTAACAtattaacaatttcaaataaaattaattattttacacaaaaataaatatttatatattaaatggtGGTTAGATCTTCTGTCCCTTATTGTTAAACTTCATTGGTACCCAAAAATTCTTCACAtcattaactatttatttatagtccttcaatatttattaaaaatcttaattcTATTTTATCATCACATGCATGTTGTAAAggataacattattttttatctcattcgacctaaaatttgtttatattataataatagatccatttttattcaattgaaaatcgaattatatatatatatatagatagataaaaATGTTGtggaaatattttttcttctctaattggtttattattatttaatatataattattctaaGAGGTTTTAAATTTCTCAAAAcaacatgtttttgaaaatgtatCAGCCCTTCAAAAttgtctaattttattatattttacatataataaaataagaataccACAAGTCTTCAAATAAGAGttaatatttacttattattaattaattatatatgtattaatatatttttggtaaTTGATACATAATAGTATATACATTTAGATGATTAAAATGATACACAAACATATCAACAAACATATCAATACAAATACAAAACTTTAACAACTAAGTTAAACTTTATaccaatatataataaatataaaggtGTAATTTATATTAacctattaaaaaaattaaaagtaatttaggatcatttattataaattatctcAAAAGAAAACATCAACTACACGGGTCTCattctcaaaatattattttacgaTTAAATTTTTGTCTCTTAGGAAAAAACGAGCACTAGAGATaaaatcactttatatatatatatatatatatatatatatatatatatatatatatatatatatatatatatatatatatatatatatatatatatatatatatatatatatatatatatatatatatatatatatttaaggaaTTGAAATAAATCAAACTCTATTATTGCTAAGGACTCTTTTGATTatgaatatttgttaaaattaaattataatctcATTTGAAACTCTTTAAAAAccttatttttttgtttaatataagaAGTTAACCTAACTTAAAACCTAAAATTTGTAATaccttaaaataataattttttaggatCGAATACACTCCTAAATGTATCTTTCCATTATTTATAcgagtttttttttgtttttttttatcagacATTATCTTTTTCGGTGTTGTATACTAATTCTCGGTCAATGACAAAATTTATTGTCGctcataatattttgtagagATTTTTCCGACATCGTTTGATTAGTTTATTCGACTTTCTCTACTTCATCACTCATCTTTACAGATTTTTAGagttatttttaagaaattataagatttattcGATTTTCTTCATTAGATTTTTAGTTATCGTAaatatgtcatattttttaatattttttttatttagttgttttgattttgttgatattattttattatttaatttttgttatgtaattttttttaattaataaaaattaattttaaaaaaaaacttgaatggATCGGGTACAATTCAAAAACTGATGATGTCAGTTAAAAACcctaaaaatgtaaatatgttttgtttgtttttaatgaGATCACATGATAGCAAACCACGCTGAGTAAGTGGTCCTTAACTAGGATAAATgcattattacaaaaataaaataaaataaataaatatttttttttcaaaattttgtttccTCTTATTATTAGGGTGGACTGGTGGAGGATCAATAACAAaagattatgattattttaatattttgtcgtTATTAATtgataagttattatttttgtttataatgagTTAATTCTCAATTATTCAAAATAggaattaaatatgtaaaattaatttacaaataatataatttacatcattcaaataaataaatgataatttagatgttaaataatatattaaatttgtaaaaagtTATAAACTCACAAGGGAGATATCCaacaattttgtattatattgaaAGTGACTCCAAAAACGAACTCGATTGCGTTCAATAAGGATGAGTAAGCGAGGAGATTAGCAAGTCGAACAAATTAATTAAGCGGTGCCGAAAAAATCTCTACAAAATATTCGGGACGATAGTGAAAATCGTCTTTGCTCGTGTAAgcagaaaaatattttttcaagtgATAATCGACAATCTACCTACATCATGAAAAACCATAAATGTGGATACATGTAAGAGAGCCTCAATCAGTAAATATTAGCAACAAACTACCCACTAAAAGgtgataatattattcatattataaaaatcCGATCCGATTAAACATAatgtcaaattaaaaaaaatacaactttaGAATTTGAGTGTGAAAATAAAAACGAAACCCATCGGAATTTCAAACTtatatgagattttttttttcatacacAAATCTAGTTTCAAATCTAGGCATTTCCAAATTAGACTACCGTGCTAGTGTTCTTACTATACATAAaccaaaaactaaattaaaaaagggACGATAAATAAAACATGATTGAAATAGACCAATATTACTAATCatgtttcatatattttttttagataaatgattttttagTAAATTAGGGTAAAATGCATGCAAATATTTGGTTGATTAAAGGTTGCAAAAGGGATAAGAGACATTAATGTAGTCTAGGTATGAAGCTTTACACTAGTCCGGCGCCGACtgtattatacatttttatttttattataaatttatgtatccCCATTCTATGAGAGATATATAAATGTTGATATTTCGTTTTCATGGGGTACTTTATACCAAATAAGGGGTTTGAACAAGTTCAATTTTTAGACTAATTAATTGCCAACAATGTATATGTAAGGACcactattttttcaattattaacaacaactatattatatataatagtacaCATATTCATCAAACTCTCCACATGATTGCAAAccatatagtaaaaaaaaaaaacacaattatttgaaaaaatctcTTTTCTCGGCGGCATCCAATGTTTACACCACGGATTGACTGAAAGAGTTGCAACCCTAGATTTAATCTTCTAGGATCATGTTTTTGTTACATATTCTTGTTtacttcatttcattaattttttcaaaaaaagaatTAGTGTTATGTGGTGGATCATGTATGTT
This is a stretch of genomic DNA from Impatiens glandulifera chromosome 4, dImpGla2.1, whole genome shotgun sequence. It encodes these proteins:
- the LOC124933523 gene encoding uncharacterized protein LOC124933523, translating into MTDSWFSNFWRSSSMRKSISEEDKAVIGISAFEIASLMSKVLNVWYCLRVNQVIHLKEEIKHSIGIRKLVSDDEDHLIDLAVAEITQNVQYVAKSVARLGKRCSDPVYHFLEGVFDEPFEIDLNWSVWIYKVKKMERKVKKMERFVAVTAQLHQELEILAHYEQDHRRIEGNMNVNQMKLLEIRQKVLWQRQEVNYLRESSPWIRTYDYTVRLLLRSLFTVVERIKRTFGLIQQKSVLDCLLAIHQSENSSSLDQMRSKKKQSKLHFQLKNMGLLYNVESFKECITGRNESPILSSCKPTNNMFQKEDYVNDPQRITFVLVYKPKLLDGSPSTLGHLALANLYANIIILIEKLSNYPQYISPEAREDLYSMLTTSIRASLRAKLKFFDRTCSGLSSFVASELSSQLKRKLEWLAPLAHNMIKWQSERNIEKQGMIQKTNILLLQTLYFADQVKTETDIVELLTGLTYISRFGREINDKALFDSH
- the LOC124933524 gene encoding iridoid oxidase, translating into MEVGLVSFFLALILMWIGWAVETTRKRKGGVEKPGLVPPGPRRWPIVGNIFQLGWAAPHESFAKLAQIHGPIMTLWLGSMNTVVISSSEAAREMFKNHDTVFAGRKIYEAMRGKYGSEGSLITSQYGPHWRMLRRLSTTEFFVTSRLDATESVRSRCVEQMVRFIDEAVECGTDGIDVGRFIFLMTFNLIGNLMFSKDLLDPNSERGAKFFHHAGKVMELAGKPNVADYLPFLKPFDPQGLRKRSLFHIEHAFDIAGTFINDRTKSLEKGGDENRKRDFLDVLLDYRGDGVEGPPKFSSRTINVIVFEMFTAGSDTTTSTLEWAMAELLHNPNKLQKAQQELRSFISPNKKVQEKDIENLPYLRAVIKETLRLHPPLPFLVPHMAMDSCTMLGYNILKSTQILVNVWAIGRDPNIWDGSLEFRPERFLDPNCADYKGHHFDFIPFGSGRRMCPAVPLATSVLPLALGCLLHSFDWVLADGLKPNEMDMSERMGITLRKAVPLKAIPIPNRKG